In a genomic window of Bradyrhizobium ontarionense:
- a CDS encoding sulfotransferase family protein — MRRGTADPDETIVVAPEQRSPKAAQLLTMLLSLDRELGARGVLDVDQFLDLAQSRVGPVSLGARADLHLEGIRRLADSIGRDPYYDDLGRYMASHYIYGWIERYVQFEQDLADFPDIVDVPVAKPLFLIGFGRTGSTFLHHLLALDPRARAPLLWELQEPSPPPRPETYATDPRIGRVRSQSDFRSAVMPDLHKIHEFAVQAPEECQHMMWHGPQHSILGLRSPDYWQWFRNLSPSQLHELYAGYKRQVQHLQLFHRGGHWVSKSLAHAHFLPVLSNVFPDARIVRLHRDPCQIIPALASLIAHLQIPYTARSDFHDLGRRMLDLFEQSMDRMMQADKEVSSDCLVDVLFDDLTRDPIGTVRAIYAKFGYDDTAEFETLMRRHLKTESVSRRFKHVYTLEQFGLSRAQVMARSEAYLSWLERRTGARLCRP, encoded by the coding sequence ATGCGTCGCGGGACAGCCGATCCCGACGAAACGATCGTCGTCGCTCCCGAGCAGCGCTCGCCCAAGGCGGCACAGCTGCTCACCATGCTGCTGTCGCTGGACCGCGAGCTCGGCGCGAGGGGCGTGTTGGACGTCGATCAGTTCCTGGACCTCGCGCAAAGCCGCGTCGGTCCGGTGTCGCTGGGCGCGCGCGCCGATCTTCATCTTGAAGGGATCAGGCGGCTGGCGGACTCGATCGGGCGAGACCCCTATTATGATGACCTCGGCAGGTACATGGCCAGCCACTACATCTACGGCTGGATCGAAAGATACGTCCAGTTCGAGCAGGATCTGGCCGACTTCCCGGACATCGTCGATGTCCCCGTTGCAAAACCGCTGTTTCTCATCGGTTTCGGCCGAACGGGCAGCACGTTCCTGCATCATCTGCTTGCCCTCGATCCGCGGGCGCGCGCCCCGCTGCTATGGGAGTTGCAGGAGCCATCGCCGCCGCCTCGGCCAGAGACCTACGCGACGGACCCGCGGATCGGCCGGGTGCGTTCGCAGTCCGATTTCCGCTCGGCGGTGATGCCGGATCTGCACAAGATCCATGAGTTCGCCGTGCAGGCACCCGAGGAGTGCCAGCACATGATGTGGCATGGCCCACAGCACAGCATCCTTGGGCTCAGGTCGCCGGACTATTGGCAATGGTTTCGTAATCTGAGCCCGTCTCAGCTTCACGAGCTCTATGCAGGCTACAAGCGTCAAGTCCAGCACCTGCAGCTGTTTCATCGCGGCGGGCATTGGGTCAGCAAGTCCCTGGCCCATGCCCACTTTCTTCCGGTGCTGTCCAACGTCTTTCCCGATGCGCGGATCGTTCGGCTGCACCGCGATCCCTGCCAGATCATTCCGGCCCTCGCCAGCCTGATCGCGCATCTGCAGATCCCCTATACGGCGCGCAGCGACTTCCATGACCTCGGTCGACGGATGCTGGACCTGTTCGAACAGTCCATGGACAGGATGATGCAAGCGGACAAGGAGGTGAGTTCGGACTGTTTGGTCGACGTCCTGTTTGACGATTTGACCAGGGATCCGATCGGAACCGTCCGCGCGATCTATGCAAAGTTCGGCTACGACGACACGGCCGAGTTCGAGACCCTCATGCGGCGGCACTTGAAGACGGAGTCCGTCAGCCGCCGGTTCAAGCACGTCTACACGCTCGAGCAGTTCGGATTGTCCCGTGCCCAGGTCATGGCCCGGTCGGAAGCCTACCTGTCGTGGCTGGAACGACGCACGGGCGCGAGGCTGTGCCGGCCCTGA
- a CDS encoding TetR/AcrR family transcriptional regulator: MPQPTAQLDLPGVTPSRQRRSREMTLALLEAGAELLCTRSLAELSISELCAHIGATVGAFYSRFDSKEAYFNALLALTLQDGREQLLRLPPVNPVTSGGLDAQCRLLVRGIVLWMRRHKGVLRAALVRSERGPHDWTGFKDLAQALSERAAVVLLPVMCGTAAPRMRAGAADERRTIAFGFQVVLGTLVNAILNDPGPLSIDDDEISDRLGECLFLLLRARRDTAPPRPPRKPQAGRGPR; this comes from the coding sequence ATGCCCCAGCCGACCGCGCAGCTCGACCTGCCCGGCGTCACGCCGTCGCGGCAGCGGCGCAGCCGGGAAATGACGCTTGCCCTGCTCGAGGCGGGTGCGGAGCTGTTGTGCACGCGCAGCCTCGCGGAGCTGTCGATCAGCGAGCTCTGCGCGCATATCGGGGCGACGGTCGGCGCCTTCTACAGCCGGTTCGACAGCAAGGAGGCGTACTTCAACGCCCTGCTCGCGCTCACACTGCAAGATGGGCGGGAGCAGCTGCTGCGGCTGCCGCCGGTCAACCCCGTCACGAGCGGCGGCCTTGACGCGCAATGCCGCCTGCTCGTCCGCGGCATCGTCCTCTGGATGCGCCGGCACAAGGGTGTGCTGCGTGCCGCCCTTGTGCGTAGCGAGCGCGGACCGCACGACTGGACCGGCTTCAAGGACCTGGCGCAGGCGCTGTCGGAGCGCGCGGCGGTGGTCCTGTTGCCCGTCATGTGCGGCACGGCGGCGCCGCGCATGCGGGCCGGAGCGGCGGACGAGAGACGGACCATCGCCTTCGGCTTTCAGGTCGTGCTCGGGACGCTGGTGAACGCGATCCTCAACGATCCCGGTCCGCTGTCGATCGACGATGACGAGATCTCGGACCGGCTCGGCGAATGCCTGTTTCTGCTGCTGCGCGCCCGCCGGGACACCGCGCCCCCTCGGCCGCCGCGGAAGCCTCAGGCCGGCCGAGGCCCGCGATAG
- a CDS encoding ATP-binding protein yields MTVTSFGRVISVRGSQARVGILSTRQMTVSDVRATVGRFISIRCPSATIIAIITEVTSEDLSHADEYVATASVDLLGEILGPAERPKFQRGVTHYPTIGDAVDMITSQELRTIYTPTAGDHIDIGALQQDNTVRACVNVEEMLSKHFAVLGSTGVGKSTGVSLLLNEILKARPNLRIFLLDVHNEYGRCFGERALVLNPRNLKLPFWLFNFEEIVDVLFGGRPGVPEELDILAEVIPLAKGIYTQYQSTDRIGLKRIDPKTVGYTVDTPVPYRLVDLINLIDERMGKLENRSSRIIYHKLISRIETVRNDPRYAFMFDNANVGGDTMAEVISHLFRLPANGRPMTVMQLAGFPAEVVDSVVSVVCRMAFDFGLWSDGVSPLLFVCEEAHRYASADRSIGFGPTRKAISRIAKEGRKYGVYLGLITQRPAELDSTIISQCNTLFTMRLANERDQSLLRSAVSDAAANLLSFVPSLGTREVLAFGEGVALPTRLRFKEVPPHQLPRSEATIATVRSVSAGHDMHFVAAVLERWRGATSSRDAAGDGGVVSSGGDRGSLSTSLDAPMLQPSMGLDPDRFSLLKKPLR; encoded by the coding sequence ATGACCGTGACTTCCTTCGGACGTGTGATCTCGGTACGAGGCTCCCAGGCCCGCGTCGGCATCCTGTCGACCAGGCAGATGACCGTCTCCGACGTCCGCGCGACAGTCGGCCGTTTCATCAGCATTCGCTGCCCGAGCGCCACGATCATCGCGATCATCACCGAGGTCACCAGCGAGGACCTCTCGCATGCCGACGAATACGTCGCGACCGCCTCGGTGGACCTGCTCGGCGAGATCCTGGGGCCTGCCGAGCGTCCCAAGTTCCAGCGCGGCGTGACCCACTACCCGACCATCGGCGACGCCGTCGACATGATCACGAGCCAGGAGCTGCGCACGATCTACACGCCGACGGCGGGAGACCATATCGACATCGGCGCGCTGCAGCAGGACAACACCGTCCGCGCCTGCGTCAATGTCGAGGAGATGCTGTCGAAGCACTTCGCTGTGCTCGGATCGACCGGCGTCGGCAAATCGACCGGCGTGTCGCTCCTGCTCAACGAGATCCTGAAGGCGCGGCCGAACCTGCGCATCTTCCTGCTCGACGTCCACAACGAATATGGCCGCTGCTTCGGCGAGCGCGCGCTGGTGCTGAACCCGCGCAATCTGAAGCTGCCGTTCTGGCTGTTCAATTTCGAGGAGATCGTCGACGTCCTGTTCGGCGGCCGGCCGGGCGTGCCGGAAGAGCTCGACATCCTCGCCGAGGTCATTCCGCTGGCGAAGGGCATCTACACCCAGTACCAGAGCACGGACCGCATCGGGCTGAAGCGCATCGATCCCAAGACCGTCGGCTACACGGTCGACACGCCGGTGCCCTATCGCCTGGTCGACCTGATCAACCTGATCGACGAGCGCATGGGCAAGCTCGAGAACCGCTCGTCGCGCATCATCTATCACAAGCTGATCTCGCGCATCGAGACCGTGCGCAACGACCCGCGCTACGCCTTCATGTTCGACAACGCCAATGTCGGCGGCGACACCATGGCGGAGGTCATCAGCCATCTGTTCCGCCTGCCCGCGAACGGCCGGCCGATGACGGTGATGCAGCTCGCCGGCTTCCCGGCCGAGGTCGTCGATTCCGTCGTCTCGGTGGTGTGCCGCATGGCGTTCGACTTCGGCCTGTGGAGCGACGGCGTCTCGCCGCTGCTGTTCGTCTGCGAGGAAGCGCACCGCTACGCCTCCGCCGACCGCTCGATCGGCTTCGGCCCGACCCGCAAGGCGATCTCGCGCATCGCCAAGGAAGGCCGCAAATACGGCGTCTATCTCGGCCTGATCACCCAGCGGCCGGCCGAGCTCGACTCCACCATCATCTCCCAGTGCAACACGCTGTTCACGATGCGCCTCGCCAACGAGCGCGACCAGTCACTGTTGCGCTCCGCAGTCTCGGACGCCGCCGCCAACCTGCTGTCGTTCGTGCCCTCGCTCGGCACCCGCGAGGTGCTCGCGTTCGGCGAAGGCGTCGCACTGCCGACGCGGCTGCGCTTCAAGGAGGTGCCGCCGCATCAGTTGCCGCGCAGCGAGGCGACGATCGCCACCGTGCGCTCGGTCAGCGCCGGACACGACATGCATTTCGTCGCCGCCGTGCTGGAACGTTGGCGCGGCGCCACGTCAAGCCGGGACGCAGCCGGTGACGGCGGCGTCGTCAGCAGCGGTGGCGATCGCGGCAGCCTGTCGACCTCCCTGGATGCCCCGATGCTGCAACCGTCCATGGGGCTCGATCCGGACCGCTTCTCGCTGTTGAAGAAACCGCTGCGCTGA
- a CDS encoding acyl carrier protein, whose amino-acid sequence MSSTFDQVATIIAETCDIPRDTITPDSHAIDDLGIDSLDFLDIAFAIDKAFGIKLPLEKWTQEVNDGKASTEQYFVLKNLCARIDELVAAKGA is encoded by the coding sequence ATGTCCTCAACATTCGATCAGGTCGCCACGATCATCGCTGAAACCTGCGACATCCCGCGCGACACGATCACGCCGGATAGCCACGCCATCGACGATCTGGGCATCGATAGCCTCGATTTCCTCGACATCGCCTTCGCGATCGACAAGGCCTTCGGGATCAAGCTGCCGCTCGAGAAGTGGACGCAGGAAGTCAACGACGGCAAGGCCAGCACCGAGCAGTATTTCGTGCTGAAGAATCTGTGCGCCCGCATCGACGAGCTGGTCGCTGCCAAGGGCGCCTGA
- a CDS encoding peroxidase-related enzyme (This protein belongs to a clade of uncharacterized proteins related to peroxidases such as the alkylhydroperoxidase AhpD.), with translation MTQAPISRFPVPAIAALPDDIRGRLLAVQEKSGFVPNVFLTLAHRPDEFRAFFAYHDALMDKDGGLTKAEREMIVVATSSANQCQYCVIAHGAILRIRAKSPVIADQIAINYRKADITPRQRAMLDFAMKVALEAQTVGDADFKTLAGHEFSDDDIWDIAAIAAFFALSNRMANVTGMRPNDEFYLMGRLPKTA, from the coding sequence ATGACGCAAGCCCCCATCAGCCGCTTTCCCGTCCCCGCGATCGCCGCACTGCCCGACGACATCCGCGGCCGCCTGCTGGCGGTGCAGGAGAAGAGCGGCTTCGTGCCGAACGTGTTTCTCACGCTGGCGCACCGGCCGGACGAATTCCGCGCCTTCTTCGCCTATCACGACGCGCTGATGGACAAGGACGGCGGGCTCACCAAGGCCGAGCGCGAGATGATCGTGGTGGCGACATCGAGCGCCAACCAGTGCCAGTATTGCGTGATCGCGCATGGTGCGATCCTGCGCATCCGCGCCAAGAGCCCCGTCATCGCCGACCAGATCGCGATCAACTACCGCAAGGCCGACATCACGCCGCGGCAGCGCGCCATGCTCGACTTCGCGATGAAGGTCGCGCTCGAGGCTCAAACGGTCGGCGACGCAGACTTCAAGACGCTGGCCGGCCACGAATTCAGCGACGACGACATCTGGGACATCGCCGCGATCGCGGCGTTCTTCGCGCTGTCCAACCGGATGGCGAACGTGACGGGCATGCGCCCCAATGACGAGTTCTATCTGATGGGGCGGCTGCCGAAGACGGCGTAA
- the hpaD gene encoding 3,4-dihydroxyphenylacetate 2,3-dioxygenase has protein sequence MGKLALAAKITHVPSMYLSELDGPAKGKRQSAIDGHIEIGRRCREAGVDTIVVFDTHWLVNAGYHINCAPHFEGLYTSNELPHFIANMTYAYDGNPELGRILAEGANADGIATMAHAATSLTLEYGTLVPMRYMNPDRHFKVVSVSALCTSHYLADSARLGWAFRRAVEDHYEGTVAFFASGSLSHRFAQNGTADAYRDRMFSPFLERLDHEVIQMWEHGEWPDFCDMLPEYASKGHGEGFMHDTAMLLGALGWNHYDRGVEVVTPFFPSSGTGQINAVFPVTPMPHALDDIGRPRVAALAGGRL, from the coding sequence ATGGGCAAGCTCGCGCTGGCGGCGAAGATCACGCATGTGCCGTCGATGTATCTCAGCGAGCTCGATGGCCCGGCCAAGGGCAAGCGCCAGTCGGCGATTGACGGCCACATCGAGATCGGGCGGCGCTGCCGCGAGGCCGGCGTCGACACCATCGTCGTGTTCGACACCCATTGGCTGGTGAATGCCGGCTATCACATCAACTGCGCGCCGCATTTCGAAGGGCTCTACACCTCCAACGAGCTGCCGCACTTCATCGCCAACATGACCTACGCGTATGACGGCAATCCGGAGCTCGGCCGCATCCTCGCCGAGGGCGCCAATGCCGATGGCATCGCCACGATGGCGCATGCGGCGACCTCGCTGACGCTGGAATACGGCACCTTGGTGCCGATGCGCTACATGAACCCCGACCGCCACTTCAAGGTGGTATCGGTCTCGGCGCTGTGCACCTCGCATTATCTCGCTGACAGCGCCAGGCTCGGCTGGGCCTTCCGCCGCGCCGTCGAGGACCACTACGAGGGCACGGTGGCGTTCTTCGCCTCGGGCTCGCTGAGCCATCGCTTCGCCCAGAACGGCACCGCCGACGCGTATCGCGACAGGATGTTCAGCCCATTCCTGGAGCGCCTCGATCACGAGGTGATCCAGATGTGGGAGCACGGCGAGTGGCCGGATTTCTGCGACATGCTGCCGGAATATGCCAGCAAGGGCCATGGCGAGGGCTTCATGCACGATACCGCGATGCTGCTGGGGGCGCTCGGCTGGAACCATTACGACCGCGGCGTCGAGGTGGTGACGCCGTTTTTCCCGTCGTCGGGCACCGGCCAGATCAACGCGGTCTTTCCGGTGACGCCGATGCCGCACGCGCTGGACGACATCGGCCGGCCGCGTGTGGCCGCGCTGGCGGGCGGACGGTTGTGA
- a CDS encoding ParB-like protein, with protein sequence MANTREPLLHPVPILSLRPTQMTVGMREVKEKRERWREHKSAKKQAELLGKHMIPVVLGPDKRNYVVDHHHLARALHDEGVKDVLVTIIGDLTMVDRDAFWGVMDNKRWVYPYDAKGERRHFKDLPKTMADLKDDPFRSLAGELRRAGGFAKDTTPFSEFLWADFLRRKIKRKTIETHFAAAMEHALAFAKSHDAVYLPGWCGPASDD encoded by the coding sequence ATGGCCAATACCCGCGAGCCGCTGCTTCATCCCGTGCCGATCCTGTCGCTGCGCCCGACGCAGATGACGGTCGGCATGCGCGAGGTGAAGGAGAAGCGTGAACGCTGGCGCGAGCACAAATCCGCCAAGAAGCAGGCCGAGCTGCTCGGCAAGCACATGATCCCGGTCGTGCTCGGCCCCGACAAGCGGAATTACGTGGTCGACCACCATCACCTGGCACGCGCGCTGCACGACGAGGGCGTGAAGGATGTGCTGGTCACCATCATCGGCGATCTCACGATGGTCGATCGCGACGCCTTCTGGGGCGTGATGGACAACAAGCGCTGGGTCTATCCCTATGACGCCAAGGGCGAGCGGCGGCATTTCAAGGACCTGCCGAAGACGATGGCGGACCTGAAGGACGATCCGTTCCGCAGCCTCGCCGGCGAGCTGCGCCGGGCCGGGGGCTTCGCCAAGGACACGACCCCGTTCAGCGAGTTCCTGTGGGCCGACTTCCTGCGCCGCAAGATCAAGCGCAAGACCATCGAGACCCATTTCGCGGCGGCCATGGAGCACGCGCTTGCGTTCGCCAAGAGCCACGACGCGGTCTATCTGCCCGGCTGGTGCGGCCCGGCATCGGACGACTGA
- a CDS encoding NUDIX hydrolase has translation MRNRPSSRLLVIDPDDRLLLFKFVHLAGALTGQQFWATPGGALDPGESYEAAACREMFEETGLRIDDPGPQIARRSVTFTLVDGERVASDERYFLIRVIGADISSTHWTELERAAIAAQRWWTRTELAATSDTVYPEDLADMLTRAGVW, from the coding sequence ATGCGCAACCGCCCCTCCTCCCGCCTGCTGGTCATCGATCCCGACGACAGGCTTCTCCTGTTCAAATTCGTCCACCTTGCCGGCGCGCTGACCGGACAGCAGTTCTGGGCGACGCCAGGCGGCGCGCTCGATCCCGGCGAGAGCTACGAGGCCGCGGCCTGCCGCGAGATGTTCGAAGAGACGGGACTCCGCATCGACGATCCCGGCCCGCAGATCGCCCGGCGATCGGTTACGTTTACGCTGGTCGACGGCGAGCGCGTCGCTTCGGACGAGCGCTACTTCCTCATCAGGGTCATCGGCGCCGACATCTCGTCGACGCACTGGACCGAGCTGGAGCGGGCCGCCATCGCCGCGCAGCGCTGGTGGACGCGCACCGAGCTCGCGGCGACGAGCGACACGGTCTATCCCGAGGATCTCGCTGACATGCTGACGCGTGCGGGCGTGTGGTGA
- a CDS encoding 3-hydroxyacyl-ACP dehydratase FabZ family protein, which translates to MQIEYFKLIDRILDLNVAEKTIIVEATVPLQSTIFEGHFPGHPIMPGVLLIESMAQTSGWLLLALMKFERMPFLAAVKEAKMRGFVTPGEVLSVEASVIHEGSGYAMTEARVKVGGKLRSNASLTFSHVPFPNPELRGHMDAEAQRIGFPQQALQL; encoded by the coding sequence ATGCAGATCGAATATTTCAAGCTCATCGACCGCATTCTCGACCTCAACGTGGCCGAGAAAACGATCATCGTTGAAGCCACGGTTCCCCTTCAGAGCACGATTTTCGAGGGGCACTTTCCAGGGCATCCAATCATGCCCGGCGTGTTGTTGATCGAATCGATGGCACAGACATCGGGTTGGCTGCTGCTGGCGCTGATGAAGTTCGAGCGGATGCCGTTCCTGGCCGCCGTCAAGGAAGCCAAAATGCGCGGCTTCGTGACGCCGGGCGAGGTGCTGAGCGTGGAAGCGAGCGTGATCCACGAAGGCTCCGGCTACGCCATGACCGAAGCGCGGGTGAAGGTCGGGGGCAAATTGCGCTCGAACGCCAGCCTCACCTTCAGCCATGTCCCCTTCCCCAATCCGGAATTGCGCGGACACATGGACGCCGAGGCCCAGCGCATCGGCTTTCCGCAACAGGCTCTCCAGCTATGA
- a CDS encoding toll/interleukin-1 receptor domain-containing protein translates to MAKPAVTVIATEPKYDVAISFLAKDEVIAKELYDRLSEVLKVFYFPHNQEDLVGTNGLESMREPFFDSRVVVVLYRDPWGKTPWTGVEETAIGERCLKQGWPGLVFVNLDQTSVTPKWVPTTQVRFGMQAYGMEGLVGVIKARVQEHGGKLVPVDAITEMSRIQREAKFLEDREALMRDRRWIEGTVHANIKQSLQDVIALAERANADHGFNIVGKAEGTVCVMRSSFVSLGIGWHQPIFNRVEDDQQNGECFLRASEFSGTLILPGERAWVMHEPTELKRHKFKVDISETRELIWKESGRNTVIAAPLLADHIMRIFLDLLSRANRGNVRRPPL, encoded by the coding sequence GTGGCAAAACCCGCTGTAACCGTGATCGCGACCGAACCGAAATACGATGTGGCGATATCCTTCCTGGCCAAGGATGAGGTGATCGCGAAGGAACTTTATGACCGCCTAAGCGAGGTCCTCAAGGTCTTTTACTTCCCACACAACCAAGAAGACCTGGTCGGCACCAACGGGCTCGAAAGCATGCGAGAGCCATTCTTCGATTCGCGCGTAGTCGTTGTCCTATACCGCGATCCTTGGGGTAAGACGCCGTGGACCGGCGTTGAAGAGACAGCAATCGGCGAGCGGTGCTTGAAGCAGGGCTGGCCTGGGTTGGTGTTCGTGAACCTTGACCAAACGAGTGTAACGCCGAAATGGGTGCCGACGACTCAGGTGCGCTTCGGAATGCAAGCCTACGGCATGGAAGGCTTGGTGGGCGTCATCAAAGCCCGCGTACAGGAACACGGCGGCAAGTTGGTGCCAGTCGATGCCATCACTGAAATGTCACGCATTCAGCGTGAGGCGAAGTTCCTGGAAGACCGTGAGGCCTTGATGCGGGACCGGCGCTGGATTGAAGGCACCGTGCATGCGAATATCAAACAGTCGCTACAAGATGTTATCGCCTTGGCGGAAAGGGCCAATGCCGATCATGGATTTAATATCGTCGGCAAAGCGGAGGGCACGGTATGCGTCATGCGTTCCAGTTTCGTGAGCCTCGGTATCGGCTGGCACCAGCCGATCTTCAATCGCGTCGAAGATGACCAGCAAAACGGCGAGTGTTTTCTGCGCGCCTCAGAGTTTTCGGGTACGCTGATCCTGCCCGGTGAGCGCGCGTGGGTCATGCATGAGCCGACCGAATTGAAGCGGCATAAATTCAAGGTCGATATTTCAGAGACGCGAGAGCTGATCTGGAAGGAATCTGGCAGGAATACGGTCATTGCTGCGCCGCTGCTGGCCGACCACATCATGCGCATCTTCCTGGACCTGCTCTCGCGGGCAAACCGCGGAAACGTGCGGCGTCCGCCGCTGTAG
- a CDS encoding TIGR02391 family protein, protein MAKMFTQMQLQAIADALGDTDEGLTGSEIGYLLRTARMDDPDAGLAKRHRLYNAFALAQNTKQDRRLILAFIRFAMKPEQYARDARRFEPMRTNLNRALAFVGLAVEPSGKLVSMEAVETLGQAQRRASALRADLEVRRVHHDVLRFCREELLQENYFHAVLEATKSVADKLRSRTGLTDDGGVLVDRVFGGEHPLLAINDLKSESEKSEQKGFANLVKGMFGMFRNPVAHAPKISWAVNKDDAEEVFTLLSLVHRRVDAAKMPPRPGAEQ, encoded by the coding sequence ATGGCTAAAATGTTCACGCAAATGCAGCTTCAAGCGATAGCCGATGCGCTGGGGGACACGGATGAAGGTCTCACGGGTTCCGAGATTGGGTACCTGCTTAGAACTGCACGAATGGATGATCCGGACGCGGGCCTGGCCAAGCGTCACCGCCTCTATAACGCGTTCGCCTTAGCGCAAAATACGAAGCAAGATCGGAGGCTGATTCTGGCGTTCATACGTTTTGCTATGAAACCTGAGCAGTACGCTCGCGACGCGCGGCGGTTCGAGCCCATGCGCACCAACTTAAACCGCGCTCTCGCGTTTGTTGGTTTGGCCGTAGAGCCCTCCGGTAAACTTGTGAGCATGGAGGCGGTCGAAACGCTTGGTCAAGCGCAGCGGCGAGCGAGCGCATTGCGCGCTGACCTCGAAGTAAGGCGTGTGCATCACGACGTGCTGCGTTTCTGCCGGGAAGAACTGCTCCAGGAGAATTACTTTCATGCCGTCTTGGAGGCCACAAAGAGCGTAGCCGACAAGCTTCGAAGTCGAACCGGGCTAACCGATGATGGCGGAGTGCTAGTGGACCGCGTATTTGGCGGGGAGCATCCGTTACTCGCCATCAACGATCTGAAAAGTGAGAGCGAGAAGTCAGAACAGAAGGGCTTCGCCAACTTGGTAAAGGGCATGTTCGGGATGTTTCGTAACCCCGTTGCGCATGCGCCGAAAATCTCCTGGGCGGTCAACAAGGACGATGCCGAAGAGGTATTCACGCTGCTCTCTCTGGTTCACCGCCGCGTGGATGCAGCAAAAATGCCACCTCGACCCGGCGCAGAGCAATAA
- a CDS encoding toll/interleukin-1 receptor domain-containing protein, whose protein sequence is MALAPVAMAAAARSANDLGPYRPAGVFISYASEDHDVAQAVYQTMQALSETIFDRVRIFLDSKSIEASDEIRQDLRAGLRKSDFLVVLYTGQLKKSHGYTGWELGFFEALMDEEKKQGTGETSRRIIYLYCGETPPTGEGILGINMEVETDDLSGPRADYVAKSAQSVDDPDALARVMLDIAERAESRLPPPLNEDRDTLDRLRGKRRQKIATEIIPTLKGKLFDSMSMRVTRHSVEQRLIEFLLPKPPGDQAIGTIPDDTTLTPHSRALEIFGIAEPRETLKWGEFRKKMRVRDTLGASSILVAIEQAVVSAISSETPTDSDQILKSVDDEIFRVIVTRQLDYYNGQKLVHVYFIKKLSTRLLGDNATSSILGFINVAAKYRFIFVEPDSALSVDSFILEHEPAKILYKVRQLVRELLLIEEEARALKLDQVAAIRQYFGADGDHLKLAKQLQDTWYGARSQLMAAAEKILGTDLASPAFAAAAEQWIATLRSFRETSAQINSTVTVKALDNLKQSFAI, encoded by the coding sequence ATGGCGTTAGCTCCAGTCGCGATGGCCGCCGCAGCCCGATCCGCCAATGATCTAGGCCCCTATCGTCCCGCCGGCGTGTTCATTTCCTATGCGTCCGAAGATCACGACGTCGCCCAGGCCGTCTATCAGACCATGCAGGCGCTGAGCGAGACGATCTTCGACCGGGTCCGGATCTTCCTCGATTCCAAATCGATCGAGGCCAGCGACGAGATCCGCCAGGACCTGCGCGCGGGCTTGCGCAAATCCGACTTCCTCGTCGTGCTCTACACCGGCCAGCTCAAGAAGAGCCACGGCTACACCGGCTGGGAGCTCGGCTTCTTCGAGGCGCTGATGGATGAGGAGAAGAAGCAGGGCACCGGCGAGACGTCACGCCGGATCATCTATCTCTATTGCGGCGAGACGCCGCCGACCGGCGAAGGCATTCTCGGCATCAACATGGAGGTCGAGACCGACGACCTGTCCGGACCGCGCGCGGACTATGTCGCCAAATCGGCGCAGTCGGTCGACGATCCCGATGCGCTGGCACGCGTCATGCTCGACATCGCCGAGCGCGCCGAGAGCCGGCTGCCGCCGCCTTTGAACGAGGACCGCGACACGCTGGACCGGCTGCGCGGCAAGCGTCGCCAAAAGATCGCCACCGAGATCATCCCGACCTTGAAGGGCAAGCTGTTCGACAGCATGAGCATGCGCGTGACGCGCCACTCGGTCGAGCAGCGGCTGATCGAATTCCTGCTGCCAAAGCCGCCCGGCGACCAGGCCATCGGCACCATTCCGGACGACACGACGCTGACGCCGCATTCGCGGGCACTGGAGATCTTCGGCATCGCCGAGCCGCGTGAGACGCTGAAATGGGGTGAGTTCCGCAAGAAGATGCGGGTCCGTGACACGCTCGGCGCATCCTCCATCCTGGTGGCGATCGAGCAGGCCGTCGTCAGCGCGATCTCGTCGGAGACGCCGACCGACAGCGACCAGATCCTGAAATCGGTCGATGACGAAATCTTCCGCGTCATCGTGACCCGGCAGCTCGACTACTACAACGGCCAGAAGCTGGTGCATGTCTACTTCATCAAGAAGCTGTCGACCCGCCTGCTCGGCGACAACGCCACCTCGTCCATTCTCGGCTTCATCAACGTGGCGGCCAAGTACCGCTTCATCTTCGTCGAGCCCGACAGCGCGCTGTCGGTCGATTCCTTCATCCTCGAGCACGAGCCGGCGAAGATCCTGTACAAGGTGCGGCAGCTGGTCCGCGAGCTCTTGCTGATCGAGGAGGAGGCGCGTGCCCTCAAGCTGGATCAGGTCGCGGCCATCCGGCAGTATTTCGGCGCCGACGGCGACCATCTGAAGCTCGCCAAGCAGCTTCAGGACACATGGTACGGAGCCCGCTCGCAGCTGATGGCCGCGGCCGAGAAGATCCTCGGCACCGACCTCGCCAGCCCGGCCTTCGCGGCGGCCGCCGAGCAGTGGATCGCCACGCTGCGCTCGTTCCGCGAGACCTCGGCGCAGATCAACTCGACCGTCACCGTGAAGGCGCTGGACAATCTGAAGCAGAGTTTTGCGATCTGA